One part of the Vicia villosa cultivar HV-30 ecotype Madison, WI linkage group LG6, Vvil1.0, whole genome shotgun sequence genome encodes these proteins:
- the LOC131611713 gene encoding F-box/kelch-repeat protein At3g23880-like, translated as MSPAVVPEELIAEVLSILPVKSILRFKCVCKPWEFLISDHFFVKKQLHQSQKRNMHLALILCRPHVNTISYYYDRDSSVVPISLKNLLCNPSLTITILPQHRMRYKRCFRVIGSINGLLCLFNSHIIRHGPYGPYDRDTCFRLWNPATKKISQKLGSITHPNCHPYFGGENQSNYLRFAFGYDNSTDTYKVVAFCPNEVRIFSFRDNAWKNIPCFPVVPYYRVALVRHREQRVNEGVYLNGTVNWLAIPNSKYFWGQYGGYTDPPAIDQFVIISLDLGRETYNQLLLPRDLVEVPPIFPTISVLRDCLCFSYHINTTHFAIWMMTEFGVQESWTQFLNISYADLQIDYESRRYGYDYLLHPLCLSEDDDTIILANSQEEQAFLYNWRDNRVEKTRITNNVLWMFSPNYIETLVSTC; from the coding sequence ATGTCGCCGGCAGtcgttcctgaagaacttatcgcAGAAGTTTTATCTATTCTTCCTGTGAAATCTATTTTGCGATTCAAATGCGTCTGCAAGCCATGGGAATTCCTCATTTCTGATCATTTCTTTGTCAAAAAACAACTTCATCAATCACAAAAACGAAACATGCATCTCGCACTGATCTTGTGTAGACCTCACGTAAATACTATTTCCTATTATTATGATAGGGATTCTTCTGTGGTACCAATTTCCCTCAAGAATTTACTATGTAATCCATCCTTAACTATTACCATCCTTCCTCAGCATAGAATGAGGTATAAGCGTTGCTTTCGAGTGATCGGTTCCATCAATGGATTGCTGTGTTTGTTTAATTCTCACATAATTCGTCATGGTCCATATGGTCCATATGATCGAGACACCTGCTTCCGTTTGTGGAACCCTGCCACCAAGAAAATATCTCAAAAATTAGGTTCAATTACCCATCCCAATTGCCATCCATATTTTGGCGGTGAAAATCAATCAAACTATCTCAGGTTTGCATTCGGTTATGATAATTCAACTGATACTTATAAAGTAGTGGCATTCTGTCCTAATGAGGTCAGAATTTTCAGTTTCCGTGATAATGCTTGGAAAAACATTCCATGTTTCCCTGTAGTTCCATACTATCGTGTGGCTCTTGTTCGCCATAGAGAGCAACGTGTTAACGAAGGAGTGTATTTGAATGGTACAGTTAACTGGTTGGCCATTCCAAATTCCAAATATTTTTGGGGACAATATGGAGGATACACAGATCCTCCAGCAATTGATCAATTTGTAATTATCTCGTTGGACCTGGGTAGGGAAACATACAACCAATTGCTTCTCCCTCGGGATTTAGTTGAAGTCCCGCCTATTTTTCCAACTATTAGTGTCTTGCGTGACTGTCTTTGTTTTTCCTACCATATTAATACCACCCATTTTGCTATATGGATGATGACGGAATTTGGAGTCCAAGAGTCTTGGACTCAATTCCTTAATATTAGTTATGCAGATCTTCAAATTGATTATGAATCCCGACGATATGGTTATGATTATCTACTGCACCCACTGTGCCTTTCCGAGGATGATGACACAATAATATTAGCAAATAGTCAGGAAGAGCAAGCATTTCTCTATAACTGGAGAGATAATAGAGTAGAGAAAACTAGGATCACCAACAATGTATTATGGATGTTTTCCCCTAATTATATTGAAACCTTGGTTTCGACCTGTTGA